The Arctopsyche grandis isolate Sample6627 chromosome 12, ASM5162203v2, whole genome shotgun sequence genome includes the window aaaaaaatgtggtttttaaatatgtataagtaaaatactatttagtATTTGTAGGTATATTGAGTTATAAACGacagttatatacatattatatatgtactatttatattgaattttaaactgTATTTATGTGTATAGGTTATCCGAAATTTggtgaatattttaataaaactggTCGACCAATGATGTATTCATGTAGTTGGCCTTTTTATCTCGATTTAGCAGGAATTTCggtgtgtattataaatttttaatgtatctTCAATTTCTTATCTCACCAATTAAAATTGCACTTCAAgactattcaaaattaataaccttCTTGTCCGATTAAGTTATGATTTCCATTTTGCAATTATAGATATCTTAATTTAAGAgatattaaaaagtaaaaaataatgtatatatataatatgctgtagaaataataataaatcaattttatttttcagcccAACTGGGAATCAATTATAGAGAATTGCAACATTTGGCGCAACTATTATGATATTCAAGATTCTTGGGGGAGTGTTGAAagtattatgaattattttggTGATAATTCAAAAAGACTTGCTACATATGCTGGTCCAGGACATTGGAATGATCCCGATATGGTAATGGTTTCAAATGCAATCATGTTTtgtacaaattaaattattttcctatattcaaatataaattaaaatgaaaaaaatagttgGTTATAGGAAATTTTGGACTTAGTTATGATCAAAGCAAAGCTCAGATGGCAGTATGGTCTATATTGGCAGCACCATTGTTGATGTCTAACGATCTTGGGAATATAAAACTTGAAATGAAGGAATTGTTATTGAATAAAGATGTTATTGCAATCAATCAAGATTCACTTGGAAGGGCTGGTTATAGACCGTTAAAGGTAAAGTGAATATATTATggatgcaaatatatacatatattaaaaaaatatctgttTATATTAACGTTATAGAAATGTATCTatgattaaatttttagaagagtCAAATTTCTGCTTGGAAACGAGAAGTTTCACCAATAATCAGTAATCGTACCTCTCTGGCAGTTGCATTCGTTAATCATAATGACAATGGAACGCCGAGATTTGGAAATTTCACTTttgaagaattggaaattgataCTTCAGAACCTTTCAATGGCTATGAAATACAAGTATACTTACTCTTTTGCGTtgttaaaaatatgttaatgatgacatttaaataattttcattttctctTTTTCAGGATCTTTTGCCATCATCCACACAAAAATATACAGTTTATCAGACTGATGGCAGGTATAGATTTG containing:
- the LOC143919747 gene encoding alpha-N-acetylgalactosaminidase-like; this encodes MNHIFFLLLLSLNSSLALDNGLGLTPPMGWLSWQRYRCTIDCVNHPQECISENLITRQANLMKTEGYLDAGYNYVGIDDCWSESQRDENQRLVPSKERFPRGMKYIADFIQERGLKFGLYGDFGTHTCEGYPGSLNYMEIDATTFAEWGVDYVKVDGCNVDASLMDEGYPKFGEYFNKTGRPMMYSCSWPFYLDLAGISPNWESIIENCNIWRNYYDIQDSWGSVESIMNYFGDNSKRLATYAGPGHWNDPDMLVIGNFGLSYDQSKAQMAVWSILAAPLLMSNDLGNIKLEMKELLLNKDVIAINQDSLGRAGYRPLKKSQISAWKREVSPIISNRTSLAVAFVNHNDNGTPRFGNFTFEELEIDTSEPFNGYEIQDLLPSSTQKYTVYQTDGRYRFEVLVNPTGVLMLKLTAK